The proteins below come from a single Gimesia alba genomic window:
- a CDS encoding nicotinate phosphoribosyltransferase, producing the protein MLTNIYETSLALLTDLYQLTMSQGYWKSGRSEREAVFHLFFRSNPFRGGYTIAAGLEYIFDYLKQFRFTAEDIKYLSQLEGNDGRPLFATEFLTYLSELKLSCDLDAVPEGTVVFPHEPLVRVKGPILQCQLLETALLNLINFQTLIATKSARICAATGGDPVLEFGLRRAQGIDGGLAASRAAYIGGCAATSNVLAGKLFEIPVKGTHAHSWVMSFDDELSAFEEYAHAMPNNCVFLVDTYDTLEGVRNAIRVGLRLREAGHEMVGIRLDSGDLAQLSIEARQLLDAAGLTSVAIVASNDLDEAVITSLKAQGATIAVWGVGTKLVTAYDQPALGGVYKLGAIKNEKGEWQPKLKLSEQAIKTSTPGMLQVRRFQNEAGAVADVMFNELNANLDTVVMVDPLDPINRQPLDGGLNAVDLLVPVVRNGDIVYRHESLTTIRERVEQQLALFHVGVRRHENPQPYPVGLEQELYDLKTEWIHRARSIQTPL; encoded by the coding sequence ATGCTTACGAATATCTATGAAACTTCTTTAGCGCTACTGACAGATCTTTATCAGCTCACGATGTCTCAAGGCTATTGGAAGTCGGGGCGGTCCGAGCGGGAAGCGGTGTTTCATTTGTTCTTTCGAAGCAACCCGTTTCGCGGGGGTTATACGATTGCCGCGGGACTGGAATACATATTTGACTATCTGAAACAGTTCCGATTCACCGCTGAGGATATTAAGTATCTTTCACAGCTGGAAGGAAACGATGGTCGACCGCTATTTGCCACAGAATTTCTAACCTATCTATCGGAACTGAAATTAAGCTGCGATCTGGATGCTGTCCCGGAAGGCACCGTTGTCTTTCCGCATGAGCCTTTGGTGCGTGTGAAAGGTCCGATTCTGCAGTGTCAGCTTCTGGAGACGGCACTGCTCAATCTCATTAACTTTCAGACGTTGATTGCCACCAAGTCCGCGCGAATTTGTGCGGCGACGGGAGGCGACCCTGTGCTGGAATTCGGACTCCGACGTGCCCAGGGAATTGATGGCGGTTTAGCGGCCAGCCGTGCCGCGTATATCGGCGGTTGTGCAGCTACTTCCAATGTGCTGGCGGGAAAATTATTTGAGATCCCCGTCAAAGGCACCCACGCACACAGTTGGGTGATGTCGTTTGATGATGAACTCTCTGCATTTGAAGAGTACGCTCACGCGATGCCGAATAATTGTGTGTTCCTCGTCGACACCTACGACACGCTGGAGGGCGTGCGAAACGCAATCCGGGTTGGCCTGAGGCTACGGGAAGCGGGTCATGAAATGGTGGGGATACGTCTTGATTCCGGGGATTTGGCCCAACTCAGTATCGAAGCACGCCAGCTGCTGGATGCGGCAGGACTCACCAGTGTGGCGATTGTTGCGAGTAACGATCTGGATGAAGCAGTTATCACCAGTCTGAAAGCGCAGGGAGCGACGATTGCTGTCTGGGGCGTTGGCACCAAGCTGGTGACTGCGTATGATCAGCCTGCACTGGGGGGCGTCTACAAACTGGGGGCGATCAAAAATGAAAAGGGCGAGTGGCAGCCGAAACTGAAATTGTCAGAGCAGGCCATCAAGACATCAACTCCTGGTATGCTGCAAGTCAGACGGTTCCAAAATGAAGCCGGAGCCGTTGCTGATGTGATGTTTAATGAACTCAACGCGAATTTGGATACCGTAGTCATGGTTGATCCGCTGGATCCGATAAACCGTCAGCCGTTGGATGGGGGGCTGAACGCCGTGGATCTGCTGGTTCCCGTTGTTCGCAACGGTGACATTGTCTATCGGCATGAATCGCTGACAACAATTCGGGAACGGGTCGAGCAGCAGCTTGCCTTGTTTCATGTGGGAGTGCGACGACATGAAAACCCACAGCCCTATCCGGTCGGGTTAGAGCAGGAGTTGTACGATTTAAAAACCGAGTGGATTCATCGGGCACGCAGCATACAAACACCATTGTGA
- the nadE gene encoding NAD(+) synthase, giving the protein MQLIKVATAVLNQTPLDWEGNLTNIKSAITLARDQGASLVCLPELCITGYGCEDAFLSVDVQQRALRTLLDLVPLTEGIVVSLGLPLFHGGALYNCACLIANQQIMGFVAKNQLAGDGIHYEPRWFKPWESSQVSEVEIQGRSYPLGNLIFDCEGVRIGFEICEDAWAAHRPAHALSQAAVDIILNPSASHFAFGKQEIRRRLVLESSRAYGVTYVYTNLLGNEAGRIIYDGAALIASSGKLLAEGRRLSFDDVVLTTAIVDVDLTRMNRARLMSFRPHQTPQAANSVDVPFAFADIEPETIQNKMPGWEQGPSVKEEEFTRTIALGLFDYLRKSHAKGFVISLSGGADSAAAAVLVWLLVKLGLDELGAEKFLSKLAYIAGLAELKTAEQIMPRLLTCVYQATRNSSETTEQAAASLAEAIGAEYLRLDVDSIVEAYTGIVSEAVGRDLNWDEDDIALQNIQARVRAPGVWMVANLRDSLLLATSNRSEAAVGYTTMDGDTCGGLSPISGIDKAFLRSWLSWMCETGPEETGNLPVLELINRQEPTAELRPQNAEQTDEGDLMPYDLLDWIERAAIRDKQGPVDLFRMARVEFPGYPPAQLVEWITRFFRLWSRNQWKRERYAPSFHVDDENLDPKTWCRFPILSGGFEQELSDMRDLL; this is encoded by the coding sequence ATGCAACTTATCAAAGTCGCAACCGCTGTTCTCAATCAAACCCCATTGGACTGGGAAGGTAATTTAACCAACATCAAATCTGCGATCACCTTAGCCCGCGATCAGGGTGCCAGCCTGGTTTGCCTGCCGGAATTGTGTATCACAGGTTATGGTTGTGAAGATGCGTTTCTCTCAGTCGACGTTCAGCAAAGGGCTTTACGCACGTTGCTGGATCTGGTTCCGCTGACAGAAGGAATTGTTGTTTCACTGGGGCTTCCCCTGTTTCATGGCGGCGCCCTTTACAATTGTGCCTGTCTAATTGCCAATCAACAGATTATGGGATTTGTCGCCAAAAATCAGCTCGCCGGTGATGGAATTCATTATGAGCCCCGCTGGTTCAAGCCCTGGGAATCCAGTCAGGTGAGTGAAGTGGAAATTCAGGGCCGGTCCTATCCGCTTGGGAATTTGATTTTTGACTGTGAAGGCGTGCGGATCGGTTTTGAAATCTGTGAGGACGCCTGGGCTGCACATCGCCCCGCGCATGCGTTATCACAGGCGGCCGTCGATATTATTTTGAATCCGAGTGCCAGTCACTTTGCCTTTGGCAAGCAGGAGATTCGTCGTCGACTGGTACTCGAGAGCTCTCGAGCCTACGGAGTGACTTATGTCTATACAAATCTGCTCGGCAATGAAGCGGGACGGATTATCTATGATGGCGCCGCGCTGATCGCCAGTAGCGGAAAGTTGCTGGCTGAAGGACGCCGGTTATCCTTTGACGATGTTGTGCTCACGACAGCGATCGTTGACGTAGATCTTACACGCATGAACCGCGCCCGGTTGATGAGCTTTCGACCGCATCAAACACCTCAAGCAGCGAATTCTGTGGACGTTCCGTTTGCTTTTGCTGACATTGAGCCGGAAACGATTCAGAACAAAATGCCCGGGTGGGAGCAGGGGCCCTCTGTCAAAGAAGAAGAGTTTACCCGCACGATTGCTCTGGGACTGTTTGATTACTTGCGAAAGAGCCATGCGAAAGGGTTCGTGATTTCACTGAGTGGTGGCGCGGATTCGGCTGCCGCCGCTGTTCTGGTTTGGCTGCTGGTGAAACTGGGGCTGGATGAATTAGGGGCAGAAAAGTTTCTGTCCAAACTGGCATATATCGCAGGATTAGCAGAGCTAAAGACAGCCGAGCAGATCATGCCCAGGCTGCTGACGTGCGTCTATCAGGCCACGCGTAACAGTTCTGAGACGACGGAGCAGGCGGCCGCTTCGCTCGCGGAAGCAATCGGGGCGGAATATCTCAGGCTGGATGTGGATTCGATCGTGGAAGCGTATACGGGAATTGTGTCGGAAGCAGTCGGTCGGGATCTCAACTGGGATGAGGATGATATTGCGCTCCAGAATATCCAGGCCCGCGTCCGTGCTCCCGGTGTGTGGATGGTTGCCAATTTGCGCGATTCACTGCTATTAGCGACCAGCAATCGATCCGAGGCAGCAGTGGGGTATACGACAATGGACGGAGATACCTGCGGCGGACTCTCGCCAATATCAGGAATCGATAAAGCGTTTTTACGCAGTTGGCTGAGCTGGATGTGTGAGACCGGGCCGGAGGAGACAGGAAACCTGCCTGTGCTCGAACTGATCAATCGACAGGAACCGACGGCGGAATTACGCCCACAGAACGCAGAACAGACAGATGAAGGTGACTTGATGCCCTACGATCTGCTCGATTGGATCGAGCGAGCCGCGATTCGCGACAAACAGGGGCCCGTTGATCTGTTTCGTATGGCGCGGGTCGAATTTCCAGGCTACCCGCCTGCTCAACTGGTGGAATGGATTACGCGATTCTTTCGGCTCTGGTCACGTAATCAGTGGAAGCGCGAACGGTATGCCCCCTCGTTTCATGTGGACGATGAGAATCTGGATCCGAAAACCTGGTGCCGCTTTCCGATTCTCTCTGGTGGATTTGAGCAGGAGTTAAGCGATATGCGGGATCTGTTGTGA
- a CDS encoding NADAR family protein — protein MSEPGHIINFYSVTEPYGEFSNFAGYPIQLDGKRWPTSEHYFQAMKFQDASHQEAIRQEKSPMRAARMGRDRKRPLRKDWESVKDSIMRKAVVCKFTQHDDLRELLLSTGEAKLVEHTTNDAYWGDGGDGSGKNMLGRILVEVREQLRQESV, from the coding sequence ATGTCAGAACCGGGCCATATCATCAATTTTTACAGCGTGACGGAACCGTACGGGGAGTTCTCCAATTTTGCCGGGTACCCGATTCAGTTGGATGGAAAACGCTGGCCGACCTCGGAGCATTATTTTCAGGCGATGAAATTCCAAGATGCCTCACATCAGGAAGCAATCCGTCAAGAGAAATCGCCGATGCGGGCAGCACGGATGGGCCGCGACCGGAAACGTCCGCTTAGAAAAGACTGGGAATCGGTCAAAGACTCCATCATGCGCAAGGCCGTTGTCTGCAAATTTACGCAACACGACGATCTGCGTGAACTGCTGCTTTCAACGGGCGAGGCGAAGCTGGTGGAGCACACGACGAATGACGCTTACTGGGGAGATGGGGGAGACGGGAGCGGCAAGAACATGCTGGGGCGGATACTGGTGGAAGTCCGGGAACAACTTCGGCAGGAGAGCGTGTGA
- a CDS encoding NUDIX hydrolase, whose translation MNYHYEYPRAALTVDCVVFGLDEEDLKVLLIQRDLEPFEGCWALPGGFVRLEETLEEAARRELSEETGIENVYLEQLYTIGDVDRDPRERVVTVAYYALVNLSDHRVHAATDARNAAWFAIEDVPSLAFDHPKILKMAHERLRSKVRYQPIGFELLPAKFTLRQIQHLYEVILDRQLDKRNFRKKILSMGILVELDEVETDVAHRAARLYKFDRRKYRRLTKQGFHFEI comes from the coding sequence ATGAATTATCATTATGAATATCCCCGGGCAGCACTCACGGTTGACTGCGTCGTATTTGGTCTGGATGAGGAAGACTTGAAGGTCCTGCTGATTCAGCGTGATCTGGAGCCGTTCGAAGGTTGCTGGGCTTTACCCGGCGGTTTTGTTCGTCTGGAAGAAACGCTTGAAGAAGCGGCCCGCCGTGAATTGAGCGAAGAAACTGGCATCGAAAATGTCTACCTGGAGCAACTCTACACGATCGGCGATGTCGACCGCGATCCGCGCGAACGTGTGGTGACGGTGGCTTATTATGCTCTGGTGAACCTTTCTGATCACCGCGTGCATGCTGCCACCGATGCCCGAAACGCGGCCTGGTTTGCGATTGAGGATGTACCGTCGCTTGCGTTTGACCATCCGAAAATCTTGAAGATGGCGCATGAGCGGCTGCGAAGCAAAGTTCGCTATCAGCCGATTGGATTTGAATTGCTACCTGCCAAATTTACACTGCGTCAGATTCAACATCTGTACGAGGTTATTCTGGATCGGCAGTTGGATAAACGAAACTTCCGCAAAAAAATTCTGAGCATGGGCATTTTGGTAGAACTGGATGAAGTCGAAACGGACGTCGCTCATCGAGCGGCTCGACTCTATAAATTTGATCGCCGCAAGTATCGGCGTTTGACCAAACAGGGATTTCACTTCGAGATCTGA
- a CDS encoding sulfatase-like hydrolase/transferase — protein MEQSPLNRRDFNKLTVAAVSGALSTSQRSNADENAATRKQPYNIVMVMADQESYHLNQPAGYELPSRAELSRRGTTFENHYIAAAMCTPSRGVLFSGRPPQINGVFDQMELGYVPSLNKDKPSMGTVMKALGYTTAYFGKFELRRDIIYPKDTINYTTALTEYGFDTFAPDGDKIGAPNQGYDTDNYTVIEGTRWLRTNAHQLNREGKPWFLLTSMVSPHDIMYANGNLPGEKVQVSQAGAELTHPPQNSLYQYPWRFPLSPSRLQPVKPPARPDAQLQYLEGWSYWLGTIPADRTEMWRIFYNYYLNLIRDNDRMLQSLLTTCDELDLWKNTIFIFTADHGELGGSHGGLRGKGPFPFEQQSHVPFIIVHPDHQGGRSCTAVTSHIDLLPTLASLTEQPLDARKKATQGMPGKDISVLLENPEAAAADAIRKGALFNYVGLQTIDANYLKKIAPLQAHSKFVPPLKELHPNLKKRGFLNFVFDGRYKYARYYAPSEFNMPETLEQIYQYNDLELFDLYCDPHEMNNLAMEPEANRELILRLNGLMNELMMQEVGVHDGQFLPAAVRPKGPIKF, from the coding sequence ATGGAACAATCTCCGCTGAACCGTCGCGATTTCAATAAGCTAACCGTAGCTGCTGTGAGTGGAGCACTCTCAACCAGCCAACGTTCCAATGCGGATGAAAACGCAGCGACTCGAAAACAGCCTTATAATATCGTGATGGTCATGGCTGACCAGGAATCCTATCACTTGAATCAGCCGGCCGGTTACGAGCTTCCCTCGCGTGCTGAACTGAGTCGCCGGGGAACCACCTTTGAAAATCATTATATCGCAGCCGCAATGTGTACCCCCTCACGGGGAGTCCTCTTCAGCGGACGTCCTCCCCAAATTAATGGGGTCTTCGACCAGATGGAACTCGGATATGTTCCCAGCTTGAATAAAGACAAGCCGAGTATGGGGACAGTGATGAAAGCACTCGGATATACAACCGCCTATTTTGGAAAATTTGAACTCCGTCGCGACATTATCTACCCTAAGGACACGATCAATTATACAACAGCACTTACCGAATACGGCTTCGACACATTTGCCCCGGATGGAGATAAAATTGGTGCCCCCAACCAGGGTTATGATACTGACAACTACACGGTCATAGAGGGAACACGCTGGCTGCGAACTAATGCGCATCAGTTGAACCGAGAAGGTAAACCCTGGTTTTTACTGACCAGCATGGTCAGTCCGCACGATATTATGTATGCGAACGGAAATCTGCCTGGTGAAAAAGTACAAGTCTCTCAGGCCGGCGCAGAGCTGACACATCCGCCTCAAAATAGTCTGTATCAATATCCATGGCGATTTCCCCTCTCCCCCAGCCGACTGCAGCCTGTGAAACCTCCCGCTCGACCAGATGCGCAGCTGCAATATCTGGAAGGCTGGTCGTACTGGTTGGGAACCATCCCCGCCGATCGTACAGAGATGTGGCGAATTTTTTATAACTACTATCTCAATTTAATCCGTGACAACGACCGGATGTTGCAATCATTGCTGACAACGTGTGATGAACTGGATCTCTGGAAAAACACGATCTTCATCTTTACCGCCGATCATGGCGAATTGGGAGGCAGTCATGGTGGCTTGCGGGGGAAAGGACCATTTCCGTTTGAGCAACAATCGCACGTTCCTTTCATCATCGTACATCCGGATCATCAAGGGGGCCGAAGTTGTACTGCCGTCACCAGCCATATCGACCTGTTACCAACTCTGGCCAGTCTGACAGAGCAACCCCTGGACGCACGTAAAAAAGCAACACAGGGCATGCCTGGTAAGGATATCTCGGTACTACTGGAGAATCCGGAAGCGGCTGCCGCAGATGCAATTCGAAAAGGGGCTCTCTTTAATTATGTCGGTCTGCAGACCATCGACGCCAATTACTTAAAGAAAATCGCCCCACTGCAGGCACATAGCAAGTTTGTTCCCCCACTCAAAGAGCTTCACCCCAATCTGAAAAAACGCGGCTTCCTGAATTTCGTGTTTGACGGGCGCTATAAATATGCTCGGTATTACGCACCCAGTGAATTCAACATGCCAGAAACGCTCGAACAGATATATCAATACAACGATCTGGAACTGTTTGACCTTTACTGTGACCCCCATGAAATGAACAACCTGGCGATGGAGCCGGAAGCAAACCGGGAACTGATCTTAAGGCTCAACGGCTTAATGAACGAATTGATGATGCAAGAAGTGGGCGTCCATGACGGCCAGTTTTTACCCGCAGCCGTTCGCCCCAAAGGGCCGATCAAGTTCTGA
- a CDS encoding slipin family protein — MFGIKRYEIRSYELGLVFRNGEFQGLLNEGTHWYFKPFSDFYVDVVSLREPLLVHQHLDLLVKSKALEGHAIVLDLKDHERGLVWIENRFSHILPPGPYVYWTGQKEVRIEVIDAHEVRFEHVDLKLIARSSMAKQYLDICTVERDRVGVLFIDGQYVDALAPGIYAFWLGQSDALVVEIDMRETTVDVNGQDIMTADKVTLRVNAAVTYKVIDARKAVSQTDNVRQALYRETQLVLRAVLGARELDVFLTEKDALANDIEESIRRRAGELGLEIASVGIRDVILPGEMKDLMNKVTEAKKAAEANLIARREETAAIRSQVNTAKLLQDNPVLMRMRELEVLEKIASKNKLNIVLGEKGLADRVVNLL; from the coding sequence ATGTTTGGTATCAAACGCTATGAAATTCGCAGCTACGAACTGGGGCTGGTGTTCCGGAATGGAGAATTCCAGGGACTGCTCAACGAGGGAACGCACTGGTACTTCAAGCCGTTCTCAGACTTCTATGTGGATGTCGTCTCGCTGCGAGAACCGTTGCTGGTTCATCAGCACCTGGACCTACTCGTGAAATCTAAAGCACTCGAGGGACATGCGATCGTGCTGGACCTGAAAGACCACGAACGCGGTCTGGTCTGGATTGAAAATCGATTCAGCCACATTCTGCCACCTGGACCTTATGTTTACTGGACGGGTCAGAAAGAGGTACGGATTGAGGTGATCGATGCGCACGAGGTCCGTTTCGAGCACGTTGATTTAAAGCTGATCGCACGTAGTTCCATGGCGAAGCAGTATCTTGATATCTGCACGGTTGAACGTGACCGCGTGGGTGTTCTATTCATCGACGGTCAGTATGTCGATGCTTTGGCTCCGGGGATCTATGCCTTCTGGCTGGGTCAGTCTGATGCGCTAGTGGTTGAAATCGACATGCGTGAAACGACGGTTGACGTCAACGGTCAGGACATCATGACGGCTGACAAAGTCACGCTGCGAGTGAACGCTGCAGTTACGTACAAAGTGATTGACGCGCGAAAAGCAGTTAGCCAGACCGACAACGTGCGGCAGGCTCTGTATCGCGAAACGCAGCTGGTGCTGCGGGCGGTCCTGGGTGCGCGTGAGCTGGACGTCTTCCTGACAGAAAAGGATGCGCTGGCGAACGACATCGAAGAAAGTATTCGCCGTCGCGCAGGTGAACTGGGTCTGGAAATCGCTTCGGTTGGCATTCGTGATGTCATCCTGCCGGGCGAGATGAAGGACCTGATGAACAAGGTTACGGAGGCCAAAAAAGCAGCCGAGGCCAACCTGATCGCACGCCGTGAGGAAACGGCGGCGATCCGCAGTCAGGTCAACACGGCCAAGTTGCTGCAGGACAACCCGGTTCTGATGCGGATGCGGGAACTGGAAGTCCTGGAAAAGATCGCTTCGAAAAACAAGCTCAACATCGTCCTCGGCGAGAAGGGCCTGGCAGATCGAGTGGTCAACCTGCTGTAG
- the pncA gene encoding bifunctional nicotinamidase/pyrazinamidase: protein MKALILVDLQYDFLPGGALAVSEGDQIISVANEWMPRFELVVATQDWHPENHQSFASQHDNKQIGDVIELRGLEQVLWPDHCVQGTSGAELHADLHADRITRVFHKGTDTYIDSYSGFFNNCHQHSTGLAEYLKERAVDEVVIMGLATDYCVKYTALDAIKLGLKTSLIREGCRGVNLKPDDVQRACEEMQAAGVAHI from the coding sequence ATGAAAGCATTGATTCTGGTTGACCTGCAGTATGATTTCCTGCCGGGAGGGGCACTGGCTGTTTCCGAGGGAGATCAAATCATCTCAGTTGCCAATGAGTGGATGCCTCGTTTTGAACTCGTTGTTGCGACGCAGGATTGGCATCCGGAAAACCACCAGAGCTTTGCCAGTCAGCATGATAACAAACAGATTGGCGACGTGATTGAGTTGAGAGGCCTGGAGCAGGTTTTGTGGCCCGATCACTGTGTGCAGGGAACCTCGGGCGCGGAACTCCACGCCGATCTGCATGCAGATCGTATTACGCGTGTCTTCCATAAAGGCACGGATACTTATATCGACAGCTATAGCGGCTTTTTCAATAACTGCCATCAGCATTCCACGGGACTGGCGGAATATTTAAAAGAACGCGCCGTCGATGAAGTTGTCATCATGGGGCTGGCTACAGATTACTGCGTCAAATATACGGCCCTCGATGCAATCAAGCTCGGTTTGAAGACCAGCTTGATACGAGAAGGGTGCCGCGGGGTGAATTTAAAACCCGATGATGTGCAGCGCGCCTGTGAGGAAATGCAGGCTGCCGGTGTCGCACATATCTAA
- a CDS encoding RNA 2'-phosphotransferase encodes MNEKEVRRKSKFLSLVLRHQPETIGISLDESGWIDVEELLTSMARHGKSMSRNTLEMVVRTNDKQRFSFDETGTRIRANQGHSVKIDLGYEAAVPPEILFHGTPREFVDSIAREGLKKMQRHHVHLHVDEQTSLTVGRRRGTPVLLRVRSLEMHQAGCEFFVTPNQVWLTESVPAAYIDFP; translated from the coding sequence ATGAACGAAAAAGAAGTACGAAGAAAAAGTAAGTTTCTGAGTCTGGTGCTCCGGCATCAGCCGGAAACGATTGGAATCAGCCTGGATGAATCAGGCTGGATTGATGTAGAAGAACTGTTAACCTCCATGGCGCGACACGGCAAATCAATGTCGCGCAACACTTTGGAGATGGTGGTGCGGACGAATGATAAACAGCGGTTTTCCTTTGATGAAACGGGCACACGTATCCGCGCGAATCAGGGGCATTCGGTCAAAATCGATCTGGGGTATGAAGCAGCTGTCCCACCTGAGATCCTGTTTCACGGCACGCCTCGAGAGTTTGTGGATTCGATCGCCCGTGAAGGACTCAAGAAAATGCAGCGGCATCATGTGCACCTGCACGTGGATGAGCAGACCAGCCTCACTGTGGGGCGCAGGCGCGGGACGCCGGTATTGCTCAGAGTCCGGTCACTCGAGATGCATCAGGCGGGTTGTGAATTTTTTGTGACGCCGAATCAGGTCTGGCTGACAGAAAGTGTACCGGCGGCGTATATTGATTTTCCCTGA
- a CDS encoding TRAP transporter substrate-binding protein: MVSLLTLIALLPACSSESKTQSRKPVQWRFAIEETVGSVQHKYALKFKELVEARSEGEIEVTIYPYGTLGTSDQITELVDMGVIQFAMASPGHLGKLIPEVQVFLLHFLFSDDDEINNKVLNEDPELRETFNELYARKNLKLLSIFSEGWQVWTTKKSIQTPDDFRGVKMRVMTSPLLLAAYEAYGASPTPLPYSEVYSALQLNMIDGQENPVFAIQEMSFYEVTNWMIFARHAPFISTSVTNREFFDSLPPERQKLITDVVSELNGYILEVQKQFNRDRLDLIRENKPKLKIITELTPAQRELFRQSSQPVREQFIEMTGEDGQHLLEMIKSKIRALESQDD, encoded by the coding sequence ATGGTCAGTCTCTTGACCTTGATTGCCCTGCTTCCTGCCTGCAGTTCAGAAAGCAAAACGCAGTCTAGAAAACCGGTTCAGTGGCGATTTGCGATTGAAGAAACCGTCGGCAGTGTCCAGCACAAATACGCACTCAAATTTAAGGAACTCGTCGAAGCGCGATCAGAGGGAGAAATTGAAGTCACGATTTACCCGTACGGGACACTCGGGACTTCAGATCAGATTACCGAACTGGTCGATATGGGCGTCATTCAATTTGCCATGGCGTCGCCGGGACATCTCGGTAAGCTGATCCCGGAAGTACAGGTCTTTCTCTTACACTTCCTCTTTTCGGACGATGACGAAATCAATAACAAAGTTCTGAATGAAGATCCCGAGCTGCGGGAAACTTTCAACGAACTTTACGCTCGCAAGAATTTGAAATTGCTCTCCATCTTCTCGGAAGGCTGGCAGGTCTGGACCACTAAGAAATCGATTCAGACCCCTGACGACTTTCGCGGCGTCAAAATGCGGGTCATGACCTCACCGTTACTGCTCGCCGCCTACGAAGCCTATGGGGCCAGTCCGACTCCACTGCCTTATTCCGAAGTCTACTCGGCGCTGCAATTGAATATGATCGACGGACAGGAAAATCCGGTGTTTGCTATTCAGGAAATGAGCTTCTATGAAGTCACCAACTGGATGATTTTCGCCCGGCACGCCCCTTTCATTTCCACATCAGTCACCAATCGAGAATTCTTCGACTCGCTTCCCCCAGAACGCCAGAAGTTGATCACGGACGTCGTCAGCGAATTAAACGGTTACATTCTTGAGGTTCAGAAACAGTTCAACCGTGATCGCCTGGACTTGATTCGTGAGAACAAACCCAAGCTGAAGATCATCACCGAACTCACACCCGCGCAACGTGAATTATTCCGTCAGTCCAGTCAACCGGTACGGGAGCAGTTCATCGAAATGACCGGTGAAGACGGTCAACACCTGCTGGAAATGATCAAATCCAAAATCCGGGCTCTGGAATCGCAAGACGATTAG